A genomic segment from Calditrichota bacterium encodes:
- a CDS encoding colanic acid biosynthesis glycosyltransferase WcaL, producing MSKMKKSIAYILWEFPLLSETFISNEILFLNQKHKLPVTIFSNKKPQIHKVHQEAQALLEKTTYLPPFLSYQTIQAALYFSFVYPLRVFRVLFLLLKMIPFRSPRVIPYFLAQSGFCLTKAFYVSKKIMANKPTHLHSHYAQSAAFITLLTSQLTGVPYSFTMHAHDIFTNPNKRLIVCLIKKSQFAVTISQFNKAYLARLDPSCAEKIHVIHCGIDLSRFHPAERTSKASEKIQLLSVARLVGKKGIPRVVRALAQLDKKEALVYKIIGTGPQENELRELIQEKNLSDFVRLMGAQTSSVVKNELLQTDVFVLPCQVDKDGNMDGIPVALMEAMAMEIPVLSTRLSGIPELVKDGAGLLSDPDDEEALLKHLQTLISMKKEEREEMGKIGRRIIEEEFNIETETKKLGDLF from the coding sequence ATGTCGAAGATGAAAAAATCCATTGCCTACATTCTGTGGGAATTCCCCCTTCTGTCGGAAACATTTATCAGCAATGAAATTTTGTTTCTGAATCAAAAGCACAAATTGCCCGTTACGATTTTTTCAAATAAAAAGCCTCAAATCCACAAAGTGCACCAGGAGGCTCAGGCCCTTTTGGAGAAAACGACCTATTTGCCTCCCTTTCTTTCTTACCAAACGATTCAGGCGGCTTTGTATTTTTCTTTTGTGTATCCGCTTCGGGTTTTTCGGGTTCTTTTTCTGCTGCTAAAAATGATCCCGTTCCGATCCCCTCGGGTGATCCCCTATTTTTTGGCACAGAGTGGGTTTTGTTTGACAAAAGCCTTTTATGTGTCCAAAAAAATCATGGCCAATAAACCCACCCATCTTCATTCGCACTATGCGCAAAGCGCGGCTTTTATCACCCTGTTAACGTCGCAGTTGACCGGGGTTCCCTATTCGTTCACCATGCACGCTCACGATATTTTTACCAATCCCAACAAGCGGTTAATTGTTTGTTTAATTAAAAAAAGTCAATTTGCTGTAACGATTTCTCAATTCAATAAAGCCTATTTGGCACGTTTGGATCCCTCCTGTGCGGAGAAAATTCATGTGATTCATTGTGGAATTGATTTGTCCCGGTTTCATCCGGCTGAGCGCACCTCAAAGGCATCGGAAAAAATTCAGTTGCTGTCCGTGGCACGATTGGTAGGCAAAAAAGGGATCCCCCGGGTTGTCCGGGCATTAGCCCAACTCGACAAGAAAGAGGCCCTTGTTTACAAAATCATTGGTACAGGGCCCCAGGAAAACGAGTTAAGGGAATTGATTCAGGAAAAGAATTTGTCCGATTTTGTCCGGCTTATGGGTGCGCAAACCTCGTCGGTTGTCAAAAATGAATTGCTGCAGACAGATGTTTTTGTGCTTCCCTGCCAGGTCGACAAGGACGGAAACATGGATGGAATTCCGGTGGCGTTGATGGAGGCCATGGCCATGGAAATCCCTGTGTTGTCAACCCGATTGTCCGGTATCCCGGAGTTGGTCAAAGACGGGGCGGGCTTGTTGAGTGATCCGGATGATGAGGAGGCCCTGCTGAAGCATTTACAGACCCTTATTTCGATGAAAAAAGAAGAACGAGAAGAAATGGGAAAAATCGGACGAAGGATTATCGAAGAAGAGTTTAACATCGAAACAGAAACAAAAAAATTGGGAGACTTGTTTTAG
- a CDS encoding glycosyltransferase encodes MPLIPEKSRQNIDVSIIIPNYNSTAMLNKCLDALFNQDTTCNYEIIVVDSSDKPEERALLDALPDTVKQVHLKNRTYPGIARNIGVEYARGDIIAFTDSDCIPAQNWVESICVAHQKYENSLIGGGIGNGTPGNYVGTAEYMLEFGDFIPSSKQREVESIPTCNFSIRRDLFVKVGKFENVIKGSDTLFSHQFREKGYKIYFIPSILLNHVNRCDAKRFFKNQRDLGRGGHAVRRDFKSVPGHFLTKNRIFPVFILPFKTYTFFKKALQGGIRSFLTALYTFPLVFGGLFFYVKGFLEGFRVKPTQPVPENVPEK; translated from the coding sequence TCCATCATTATTCCCAACTATAATTCAACCGCAATGCTCAACAAGTGCCTGGATGCACTCTTCAACCAGGACACAACCTGCAATTACGAAATCATTGTTGTGGACAGTTCGGATAAACCGGAGGAACGGGCTCTTTTGGACGCACTGCCCGACACCGTCAAACAGGTGCACCTGAAAAACAGAACCTATCCCGGAATCGCACGGAATATTGGTGTGGAATATGCCCGCGGAGACATTATCGCTTTCACCGACAGTGATTGTATCCCTGCTCAAAATTGGGTTGAATCGATCTGCGTGGCGCACCAAAAATATGAAAATAGTCTGATTGGCGGGGGAATCGGAAATGGAACCCCCGGGAATTATGTGGGAACGGCCGAATATATGCTCGAATTCGGTGATTTTATCCCTTCGTCGAAACAAAGAGAAGTGGAGAGTATTCCCACGTGCAATTTTTCGATTCGGCGGGATCTGTTCGTCAAGGTAGGGAAATTTGAAAATGTGATTAAAGGGAGTGACACACTTTTCTCCCATCAATTTCGGGAAAAAGGGTACAAGATTTACTTTATTCCATCTATTTTGTTAAATCACGTCAATCGATGTGATGCGAAAAGATTTTTTAAAAATCAAAGAGACCTTGGTCGGGGGGGACATGCGGTTCGTCGGGATTTTAAAAGTGTGCCGGGACATTTTTTGACGAAGAATAGAATATTCCCGGTGTTCATTTTACCGTTTAAAACGTACACATTTTTTAAAAAAGCCCTGCAGGGGGGCATACGCTCATTCCTTACGGCATTGTACACGTTCCCTTTGGTTTTTGGAGGGTTGTTTTTTTATGTGAAAGGATTTTTGGAGGGGTTCCGGGTTAAACCCACCCAGCCAGTGCCAGAAAATGTGCCGGAAAAATGA
- a CDS encoding class I SAM-dependent methyltransferase: MKNRDTWQPSKFVYRNGRLIASRDDRQVRVGSRLMADMVARFYDENLEKYAAGKLLDLGCGKVPLFQAYRELVKENICVDWANTLHKNEYIDFECDLTQALPFPDEEFDTIILSDVLEHIPNPENLWREMARILAKGGHVFVNTPFYYFIHEEPHDYYRYTEFALRRFVQLAGLKLIYLRPMGGIPEILADLLAKTMQIVPGVGRFLAGALETSIEFLGRTFIGKRISTKTGQHFPFGYALIAEKIS; encoded by the coding sequence ATGAAGAACCGTGATACCTGGCAGCCCAGCAAATTTGTCTATCGAAACGGAAGATTAATTGCTTCTCGCGACGACAGGCAGGTGCGCGTGGGGTCCCGATTAATGGCCGATATGGTGGCCCGTTTTTACGATGAGAATTTGGAAAAATATGCTGCCGGAAAATTGCTGGACTTGGGATGCGGGAAGGTTCCCCTTTTTCAGGCTTACAGAGAGTTGGTTAAGGAAAATATTTGCGTCGATTGGGCAAATACCCTCCACAAAAACGAGTATATCGATTTTGAATGTGATTTGACACAGGCATTGCCCTTCCCGGACGAGGAATTCGACACCATTATTCTCTCCGATGTTTTGGAACACATTCCCAATCCGGAAAATCTCTGGAGAGAAATGGCCAGGATCCTTGCTAAAGGAGGCCATGTTTTTGTCAACACACCGTTTTATTATTTTATTCATGAAGAACCCCACGACTATTATCGATATACAGAATTTGCTTTGCGGCGGTTCGTTCAACTCGCCGGACTAAAACTGATTTATTTGCGCCCAATGGGTGGCATTCCGGAAATTCTTGCAGACCTTTTGGCAAAAACGATGCAAATCGTTCCCGGGGTGGGACGTTTTCTTGCGGGAGCGCTGGAGACAAGCATAGAGTTTTTAGGACGAACCTTTATTGGAAAGCGAATATCGACAAAAACAGGTCAGCACTTTCCTTTTGGCTATGCATTGATCGCCGAAAAAATATCGTAA